One genomic segment of Gimesia chilikensis includes these proteins:
- a CDS encoding FAD-dependent oxidoreductase, whose protein sequence is MQNEFDVVIVGGGGSGLAAAARALEFGARVLVLEKQSQLGGTTGMAIGSFTGNGTSLQRAAGIEDNPDDHETDAGLFAAPEIEAQNDSELRRFFLGQTAETLEWLRDLGLHFHGPNPEPPNRVPRMHNIVPNAKAYIAAFQAQILKRQGTIVCNAPVVELVREAGRVTGVVAEIQGERRTIQARRGVVLAAGDYANAPEIIGRFKGDRFRSIEGVNPKACGDGHLLAEQTGAQLLNMEITYGPELRFVPPPGDPFEQLLPTSGFLAQMMGRLVPYLPQFLINWRIKRLLLTWQHPENALFDDGAILVNAAGQRFCNERVSPEREITISEQQNKAAYILLDERIAARYSEWPHFISTAPKIAYAYVEDYLKLRPDVSTAAGSLEELAKQRQLNPTHLQDTVARFNAYATGQQADPFGRTGDTEPLAGNRWVLLGPAKAYFTTTEGGVAINHGLQALDEHGDPIPGLYAIGCNGMGGQVLWGHGLHIAWALTSGRLVGEILGKSNNQ, encoded by the coding sequence TTGCAGAATGAATTTGATGTTGTGATCGTCGGAGGTGGTGGCAGTGGACTGGCTGCTGCTGCGCGGGCTTTGGAATTCGGTGCGCGGGTACTTGTACTGGAGAAGCAGTCGCAGCTGGGTGGTACCACGGGGATGGCCATCGGTTCGTTTACTGGTAATGGCACCAGCCTGCAACGAGCTGCGGGGATTGAAGACAATCCCGATGATCATGAAACCGACGCTGGTCTGTTTGCGGCACCTGAAATTGAAGCACAAAATGATTCCGAGTTGCGACGATTCTTTCTGGGACAAACGGCAGAGACCCTGGAGTGGCTGCGTGATCTGGGGCTGCATTTTCATGGCCCGAACCCCGAGCCTCCCAACCGTGTGCCGCGCATGCATAATATTGTCCCGAATGCGAAGGCCTACATTGCCGCTTTCCAGGCACAAATTCTCAAACGACAGGGAACGATTGTCTGCAATGCACCGGTGGTGGAACTGGTTCGAGAAGCGGGGCGAGTGACGGGAGTCGTCGCAGAGATCCAGGGGGAACGGCGGACAATTCAGGCACGTCGGGGTGTGGTTTTAGCCGCGGGCGATTATGCGAATGCCCCGGAGATCATCGGGCGATTCAAGGGAGATCGTTTTCGCTCGATCGAAGGGGTAAATCCCAAAGCATGTGGCGATGGTCATCTGCTGGCAGAACAGACGGGTGCGCAACTGTTGAACATGGAGATCACCTATGGCCCGGAACTCCGTTTTGTGCCGCCCCCGGGTGATCCGTTTGAACAACTGCTGCCGACCAGCGGATTTCTGGCGCAAATGATGGGGCGGCTGGTGCCTTATCTGCCTCAATTTCTGATCAACTGGCGAATCAAGCGACTACTGTTGACGTGGCAGCATCCGGAAAATGCACTGTTTGACGATGGTGCGATCCTCGTGAATGCAGCTGGGCAGCGTTTCTGTAACGAGCGAGTTTCTCCGGAGCGGGAGATTACGATTTCGGAACAGCAGAATAAAGCGGCTTATATTCTGTTGGATGAACGCATCGCTGCCCGTTACAGCGAGTGGCCGCATTTTATTTCGACAGCGCCCAAGATCGCCTATGCGTACGTGGAAGATTATCTGAAACTGCGTCCCGATGTGAGTACCGCTGCAGGTTCACTGGAAGAACTCGCGAAGCAACGCCAGTTGAATCCAACCCACTTACAGGACACCGTCGCCCGATTCAATGCGTACGCTACAGGCCAGCAGGCAGACCCGTTTGGGAGGACCGGTGATACTGAACCGCTGGCCGGAAATCGCTGGGTTTTGCTGGGACCGGCGAAGGCCTACTTCACCACAACGGAAGGGGGCGTAGCGATCAACCACGGACTGCAGGCGCTAGACGAGCATGGTGATCCGATTCCCGGCTTATACGCGATTGGCTGTAACGGCATGGGAGGACAGGTGCTGTGGGGACATGGACTACACATCGCCTGGGCACTTACCAGCGGTCGCCTGGTCGGAGAAATCCTGGGGAAATCAAACAACCAGTGA
- a CDS encoding suppressor of fused domain protein: MDTFETNWLKALEERFGEIDGIVEVQANDDQPEIKVIYFENLPEEGTLTAVTCGLSQASHPDWEEGSKPELIVSLDTKDQSWGFAAGFFASAFFNEKRFSYGDIFQIDDPISEESEMSAYLVFAPSFLSQEEATFELPDRTIHLQGLYPLFESEIDLYDEIGLEKFWHLDGFDLYDVKRKPATA, from the coding sequence GTGGACACATTCGAAACTAACTGGCTCAAGGCATTAGAAGAACGCTTTGGAGAAATTGATGGTATCGTTGAAGTTCAAGCTAATGACGACCAGCCCGAGATCAAAGTGATCTACTTTGAGAACCTGCCTGAAGAGGGAACCCTGACTGCGGTTACCTGCGGTCTCTCACAGGCCTCCCATCCGGACTGGGAAGAAGGATCCAAGCCGGAATTGATTGTTTCTCTGGATACAAAGGACCAGAGCTGGGGCTTCGCCGCCGGGTTCTTCGCCTCCGCGTTCTTCAACGAAAAACGATTTTCTTATGGTGACATTTTTCAGATCGACGATCCGATCTCCGAAGAAAGTGAGATGAGTGCCTATCTGGTATTCGCTCCTTCGTTTCTGAGTCAGGAAGAAGCCACATTCGAACTGCCCGATCGAACGATTCATCTACAGGGGCTCTATCCACTGTTTGAATCTGAAATTGATCTCTACGATGAAATCGGCCTCGAAAAATTCTGGCATCTGGACGGTTTTGATTTGTATGACGTGAAGCGAAAACCTGCGACCGCATAA
- a CDS encoding isochorismatase family protein, translating into MMLHPNPRSRRQFLQSILQGSLAGALTPSLAGLLAEETTEAARQIPPVPGVLSVELRKRGKEESAPAQMETAEWKASETAIIICDMWADHPCKLAAHRVGRMAPRMNEVISKARDRGVAIIHAPSGGIQLYEDTPYRKRIKEAKPAQPPVKIQGWCYLNPEKEGPLPVDDTVKRTDGPIRGCDDPFPTYQPNHDRHEHPAIKIIGYDVISANGQEIYNFLEQEQRKNIVLMGVHTNMCVLGRPFGIRQMRYLNKNVVLCRDLTDALYDPRDKPYVSHTRGTEMIIEHIERYWCPSILGKDLTQVIPGSDNPAS; encoded by the coding sequence ATGATGTTACATCCCAATCCCCGCTCGCGACGTCAGTTCCTGCAATCAATTCTGCAGGGGAGCCTGGCCGGTGCGCTGACTCCTTCCCTGGCCGGTTTGCTCGCGGAAGAGACGACTGAGGCAGCCCGCCAGATTCCGCCAGTACCGGGAGTATTGTCCGTCGAATTGAGAAAACGGGGGAAAGAGGAATCCGCTCCCGCTCAGATGGAAACCGCTGAATGGAAGGCTTCCGAAACCGCCATCATTATCTGCGACATGTGGGCCGATCATCCTTGTAAGCTGGCCGCACATCGGGTCGGAAGGATGGCTCCCCGGATGAATGAGGTGATATCGAAAGCCCGCGATCGGGGCGTCGCGATTATTCATGCACCCAGCGGGGGAATCCAGCTGTACGAAGACACGCCTTACCGTAAACGAATCAAAGAAGCCAAACCGGCCCAACCTCCCGTCAAAATCCAGGGCTGGTGTTATCTGAATCCGGAAAAAGAAGGACCACTCCCCGTAGACGATACCGTCAAACGCACCGATGGTCCCATCCGGGGCTGTGATGATCCTTTTCCGACCTATCAACCCAATCACGATCGACACGAACATCCGGCGATCAAAATCATCGGCTACGATGTCATCAGCGCTAACGGCCAGGAAATCTATAACTTCCTGGAACAGGAACAGCGGAAAAATATCGTGCTGATGGGCGTGCATACAAATATGTGCGTGCTGGGACGACCGTTCGGGATCAGACAGATGCGTTACCTCAACAAAAACGTGGTCCTCTGTCGTGACCTGACCGATGCCCTTTATGATCCCCGCGACAAACCGTACGTCAGCCATACCCGGGGGACCGAAATGATCATCGAACATATTGAACGCTACTGGTGCCCCTCGATTCTCGGTAAAGATCTGACTCAGGTCATTCCAGGATCAGATAACCCGGCCAGTTGA
- a CDS encoding SGNH/GDSL hydrolase family protein codes for MRNQIGWMLLLSILLLSVPAIDAAEQDQSSSKQLILQEADRIVFIGNTFADQLRLYNYLETLLTAQAPVSKLSFRNLAWSGDTLTLQPRPLNFGSLDDHLTAEKADVIIACFGMNESFAGPSEVKAYREHWEQFLKHLKSKKYNGSTAPRVVILSPIAHENMGSPLPDPADHNQSLAEYTKTMQSVAEEHQLPFVDLYHATSRLMEANPSQKLTHNGIHLNQYGYWAVSQLIADSLLAKEVTSPQLVIDLKSQKIETTNAEVTQQKLKSGQIEFIVKPLLLPIPVPPEGAIADSDLLARQPRLSVKQLPEGNYRLVVGGTVIVTGSASDWDRGIVLLNLPSQVQVAELRSTINRKNELFFYVYRAHNAEYIFGRRTKPFGAVSFPPEMETFDELIQSREKTIQQQTRPIEAAKWELIRVD; via the coding sequence ATGCGCAATCAAATCGGATGGATGCTGCTACTCAGCATCCTCCTGCTGTCTGTCCCTGCAATCGATGCGGCAGAGCAAGATCAGAGTTCCTCAAAACAGCTGATTTTGCAGGAAGCAGATCGCATTGTCTTTATCGGCAATACGTTCGCCGACCAGCTGCGGTTATATAACTACCTGGAAACGCTGCTGACGGCACAAGCACCGGTCAGCAAGCTCAGCTTTCGCAATCTGGCCTGGTCGGGTGACACGCTGACGTTACAGCCTCGTCCATTGAATTTTGGTTCGCTGGACGACCATCTCACCGCAGAGAAAGCGGATGTGATTATCGCCTGTTTCGGCATGAATGAATCGTTCGCCGGTCCGAGCGAGGTGAAAGCGTATCGCGAACACTGGGAACAGTTCCTCAAGCATCTGAAGTCCAAGAAGTATAATGGTTCGACTGCGCCGCGGGTGGTGATCCTCTCTCCTATCGCTCATGAAAATATGGGATCACCACTGCCTGATCCTGCAGACCATAACCAAAGTCTGGCTGAATATACAAAAACAATGCAGTCCGTAGCGGAAGAGCACCAGTTGCCTTTCGTCGACCTGTATCATGCGACTTCCAGGCTGATGGAAGCCAATCCTTCGCAGAAGCTGACTCATAACGGCATCCACCTCAACCAATACGGCTACTGGGCAGTGAGTCAGCTGATTGCAGATAGCTTGCTGGCGAAGGAGGTCACAAGTCCTCAACTGGTGATCGATTTGAAATCTCAGAAGATCGAAACGACCAATGCAGAGGTCACACAGCAGAAGCTCAAGTCGGGCCAGATTGAATTCATCGTCAAGCCGCTGCTCCTGCCGATCCCTGTACCGCCGGAAGGAGCGATCGCGGACAGCGATCTGCTGGCCCGCCAACCTCGCCTGAGCGTTAAACAATTACCCGAGGGTAATTATCGACTGGTGGTCGGCGGAACTGTGATTGTGACGGGTAGTGCAAGCGACTGGGACCGGGGCATTGTGTTGCTGAACCTGCCGTCCCAGGTGCAGGTGGCTGAGCTTCGTTCTACTATTAACCGTAAGAATGAGCTCTTCTTTTATGTGTATCGTGCACACAACGCCGAATATATCTTCGGTCGCCGCACAAAGCCGTTCGGTGCCGTCTCATTTCCACCTGAGATGGAAACATTCGACGAACTGATCCAGTCTCGCGAGAAAACGATCCAGCAACAGACCCGACCCATCGAAGCTGCAAAATGGGAACTGATTCGAGTCGACTGA